The Bacteroidota bacterium region CAAGTTCCTCGTAAATCTTGTCTTTGGCTTTTACCTTACAGTCGGCTTCGCCTTCTAACCCATCCTTAACCCGGCAAATTCCATCCTTCAATGATACGGTAAATTCACCTCCATTATCTCCCGAAATATCAAAGTGAAAAACTGTTGAATATCCATGAGCTTTTTCTTTTCTAACCCTGTTTGCCAAACTCCTGATAATATCGATTGCCTTTTCGGGTTTTTCACTAAACTCTTCTTCTATTTCGGCTTTTACTTCGTGTTTTGCCTCTCCCTTATAGGTAGACCTATACATCGTATCGTCTACAACTATTTTGGCCAGAATTTCGGCCATTATTTCCGTTGTGCCTCCTACTATAGTACTCACCCGTGCATCGCGATATATTCTGCTTATCTCATAATCGTCCATATAACCAAAACCACCAAACATCTGTAAACATTCGTCTGCTACCTTCTTGGCCAGTTCCGAAGTTTTCATCTTTGCGATAGTACATTCTTTTACCAGATATTCCTTTCTGTCGAATGCCTGTGCTATCTGATAGATATATGTCTTTGCCATTTCCACATCGGCATACAAATCTGTAATTCTGTGGCGTAAGACCTGAAATTTGTTGATCGGACGGCCAAACACATTACGCTCCTTCATATACTGTAATGTAATATCGATAGTATACTCACATGCCGCCACATTACCTATAGAGGCCATAAGCCTTTCGAGCTGAAAACTTTCCATTACATAAAAAAAGCCATGACCTTCATCGCCTATTAAATTCTCTTTAGGAACTTTAACATCTTCAAAGAAAATTTCGGCAGTAGCCGAACTGTGGTAACCAATCTTTTCCAATTTTGTTCTGCTAACTCCATCTGCATCCAAATCGACAACTATCAGAGATATTCCATTTATCCCAGCATTGGGATCGGTTTTCACAGCCAGGGTAATAAAATCGCCCTGATAACCATTTGTTATAAATATTTTGGACCCGTTTACCAGATAATGATCGCCCATATCACTTGCAGAAGTACGAATACTCATAACATCAGATCCTGCACCCGGTTCGGTTATCCCCAATGCTCCCAGTTTATCCCCTGAAATTGCACCAGGAATATACTTTTGTTTCAACAGCTCGCTTCCTGCTTCATAAAGATGAGCAAAAGCCATATAGCTCTGCACACCCGCTGAAGCTGCAAAACCCGCAGAGCCAACTTTAGCTGTTTCCTCCAGATATATCAACGAATACAGAAAATCGAGTTCCATACCCCCATACTTTTCAGGATACATCAAACCGAGATATCCCATATCTCCCATTTTCTTCCATATAGATTTAGGAATCGTTTTCTCCTTCTCCCAGGAGTTGATATTGGGAACTACTTCCTTCTGCAAAAACTCACGCAAACTCTCGCGGAACAGATTGTGCTCTTCTGTGAAAATATGATTGTTCATTGTAGGTTAGTTTTTATTCTAAATAGAACATAATTTTACAGTATTAAATTACTTCATTTGTCCATTATTTCAAAATAAAAGGAAAACATATATAATCCTGTGCTTAATCCTTCTTTTATTTTAAACATGATTATTAACTGTTCCATCCTGAAGAATTATAATTCATAATGATTACCTATTCGAAGACCGGAAACTGTTTGTGCCAGGGATTATTCGCAAGTAATTATATTTTGTACTCATGATAACTTCGTAATTGAAGTGGCAGCCTTTTTTATTGAAAAAACAGTAAAACTTTTGCTTTGAGAGCGACCAAAGGAAGCTCCCCAAAGCAAATTTAGCTGAACATTTTTTCTATAAAAAGCTATAACTGATATCCCGTATGGCATCCTAATAAAAATTAGAATTATTGTTTTTCATATCCTCCAACATTTGTGGGCTCTTAAACCTCTTACCAAAACCTTTTTCCAATTCCCCAATCATCTTTACAAACTCCGACAGCCCTTTTCCGTCAATATAGCGGAATGGTCCCCCGAGAAATGGAGGGAAACCTAAACCGAAAATCGCTCCTATATCTCCGTCGCGAGGACTTTCTATTATTCTTTCATCCAAACAGTAAACCGCCTCCAGAACCATTGTTGAAGCCATTCTTTGCTGAATCAACTCATCACTTACCGAAGTATTATCAAAAGTGAAAAATTCATTCAAACCTTCATCAAGCTTACCTTTAATTTTTTTGCCTTTTTCGTATTTCAGGAAGCCTTTATTGTTTTTTCGTCCCTTGTATCCTTTTTCGAACATCTTCAACAGGACTCCGCTGATTTCTACCTCACGTTTATCGAACATCTCCTTTAATCCTCCTTTCATAATGTGGGCACCAACATCAATTCCAACCTCATCAATCAGTGTAATCGGTCCAACAGGGTATCCGAAATCTTTCATTGCTTTATCTATCTGCAGAGGCGGAACTCCTTCTTCCATTAAAAGTAAGGCTTCGTTGATAAAGGGAGCTAAAATCCGGGTTGTATAAAAACCGGGGCCATCCTTAACCACAATACAGGTTTTCCCCTGTTTTATACCTACATCCAAAGCTGTTGCTGTTACCCAATCGGCTGTTTTATCTGTTTTAATAATTTCGAGAAGCGGCATTTTAGGTACGGGAGAAAAATAGTGCATACCTATCACGTTTTCAGGATTTTTTGATCCTTTGGCAACATCGGCAATTGGCAATGCTGATGTATTTGTAGCTACAATAGTTTCCTCCGAAATATTTTCCTCCAGTTCCTGAATAACCTTGTGTTTAATATTTAAATCTTCAAATACAGCCTCTATTACCAAATCTGTTGAATTAAATCCTTCGTAATTCTTTGTAAAGGCAATTTTATTCATTTTTGTTTCTGCATCTACAGACTTCAAAATTCTTCGTTTCACCTTTTTATTAAAGCTCTTCCACAGATTCTTATGTGCTTTTTCGAGTGATTCGTCAGAAATATCCTTTAGCACTATATCATAGCCTTTATTAACAGAAACCTCAGCTATCCCCTCGCCCATCAGTCCGGCACCAAGTACAGATATATTATCTACCTTTTTTACCTTATCCTGAAGCGGATTTTTTTTCAATTCCGTCATTCCGAGGAAAATCTGAATCAATTCGGCTGATTCGGGGCTGACCATTAAATCTGAAAATAAATTAACTTCATTTTCGATTGCTATATCCCGTTTGTTGGCCAGGCCGAACTTTACACTTTCAATTATTTTAAGAGGAGCCGGATAATTACCACGTGTTTGTCGCATCACAGCTTTCCTGGCCTCCTTGTATATAACATTTTTAGTTATCGGATTACTTTCAAGTAATTTCTGAGCTGCTGTTCTTTTATCTTTTCTCTTAAACTTTTTACTGGCAATACTCTCTACCAGTTGTTTTGCTGAATCCAATAACTTCGATTTATCAACCAGCTTATCAACCAATCCTATTTTCTTTGCCTTTCCTGCAAAAATATTTTTTCCGGTAAGCATAATATCAAGAGAATTTTGCAAACCAACCAGACGCGGAAGTCTTACTGTTCCACCCATACCAGGCAACAAACCGAGCTTTACCTCGGGCAAAGCCATTATTGTTGAAGGGTCGTCAGAAGCAACTCTACCTTTACAGGCAAGCGACAGTTCGGTTCCTCCCCCCATGCAAAAACCATGTATAGCCACTACTACAGGTTTTGATAAATCTTCAATTTTTTTCAGGATTGAATGTCCTGCTAATGCCGCTTCCTTAGCCTCCTGTTTATCATATCCGACAAAAGCCTTTATATCGGCACCGGCCATAAAACTTTTTTTCTTACTGATAATCACTCCACCAATTAGCGAAGAATCATTTTCAATCTTATCTATTATGCTTACAAAATGATCTAAAACATCAATCGTAAGAATGTTCGCTTCTGAATTTGGTTTATCAAGCCAGATAATTCCGATGTTATTCTGTATTTCTAAGTATGGATATTCTTGTGTGATCATTTTTTTTTAGATTTTTATTCCAAGTATTAACTTTAGAATTTAGACTTTCTGTCTATTATCTACCGTAAAACATGGTAAGTTTTCCACTTTTTTCTTTACTCTTTTTTCTTTCCTCTTTTATCTTTACTCTTTTATCTTTATTCTTTTATCTTTTCAAACCCTCTTCAACAACATCGCATGTCCGTGTCCGCCCGCAGCACATGCCGCAATCATAGCCAGTTCCTTATCTTCGCGATGAAGTCTGTTTACAGCAGTTGTCAACAGTCTTGCTCCCGTGGCTCCAAAAGGATGCCCTAAAGCCAGAGAACCTCCATGGATATTTAATTTATCTAATGGTATTTCGCCTATGGCTTTTGATTTTCCCAGATTTTCTTTTGCAAACTTATCGGAATTCAGAACCTTTAAATTAGCAAGTAACTGAGCTGCAAAAGCCTCGTGATATTCAAATACTCCAATATCATTAAGCGATAATCCGGCAGCATCCAAAACTTTTGGTGTGGAATAAGCCGGACCTAATAATAGTTCATCTTTTGGGCTACGGGCTGTAAAAGTGAACTCTTCTATATATGCTAATGGTTTCAAACCCATTGCCAGAGCCTTTTTTTCTGACATCAATAGCACTACAGCTGCTCCATCCGTTAAAATTGATGAATTAGCCGCAGTTAGAGTTCCGTTTTTCTTATCGAAAGCGGGGCGCAGTTTTGCTATCTTTTCTACAGTAGAATCAGCTCTATAAGTATTATCTTTCTTTACGATTTTATTTTTCGGAAAAGATGTTGTAGAACTTATTTCTTCATCCAAATAGCCCAATTTTTCTGCTTCACCTGCCAAATTATGACTTCTCACTGCAAAAATATCCTGTTCCTCACGTGTAATACCAAAATTAGCAGCCAGTCTGTCAGCATCAACTCCCATCGTGACTCCTGTTGTAAACTCAGTAATATCCGGGGTTACAGGTTTAAAGTCCGAAGGACGCAAGCTTGCAATAAATTTCAAACTGTCAACCGGTGATTTTATCTTTCGTGCGTTAAATAATTTTTTACGCATTTTCTTTGGAAAACCAATTGGTATATCAGATGTGTTATCCGTTCCTCCGGCTATTACCACATCAGCCTGACCCAGCTTTATCATATTGGCAGCCTGTGCTATCGCTACATTAGCAGATATACATGCCTGCGAAACAGTAATTGCGGGTATTGTTGCAGGTAATCCGGCAACTAACATCGATTCCCTGGCCACATTAGGTGTACGGACATTATGAATTACCGTTCCCATAATTACCTGATCTACATCTTCACGCTTAATTCCACTTTTACTCAATAGACCACTAATTGCCGATGCCCCTAACTGGTAAGACATCATATCCTGATAAAATGTACCTGATTTCAAGAATGGTGTTCTCGTTCCGGCTACAAATACAACTTTCTCCATTATCTGCTGTTAATTCGTTTATATACTAATAAAATTACTTTTTTATTTTGAGCAAATCCCCAATTTAATTGTACTATAAAATTCCCTGTAGAAATCACTTAACTCAATACCATAAGATTCTCTGATACTATCTCCCCGTAACCTCAACATTTGCAGTAGTCCTGTAGTCATAGCCCAAATACTTTTCGACAATACTTCAGGTTTAATATCTCCCCTGAGTGTACCATCCGAAATTCCTTCCTCAATGGTTTTTATCATCATGGAATCTAACACATACAGGTTATTTAACGAATCTTCTCCTGTAATTTTATACTTATCCGCTTCGTAAATAGATACAAACTCATGGTACTGTTCATACTTTAAGGCAAATTCGAAATAAGCCGATCCAAAAGCTTTGACCTTTTCATAACCATTCATCTCCGGCTTAATATTTTCCGTGATAATCTGTTCCAGTTTGCGAATAGCCTTTTTATTTATTTCTGATAGGATCTCCTCCTTTGAATCAAAATACTTATAGATAGTAGCCTTGCTAAACTCAGATAACCTGGCTACATCATCCATTGTAAAACTGTTAATTCCTTTTATAGAACATAATTTTTCAGCTGCCGCGATCATCTCTTCACGTCGAACTTCTTTTTCTCTGTCTCTTCTGCTTATACTCATGGTTTCCTTAGTGAACTATCAGTTTACTAAAGTAATTATTTATGGCTAATAAAATAGTTTTAACAGAAAAATTCCTGATAAAGAAATAATAGCTATTCTTTACTAATTATAAACCGTAAAAATAACCAAAGCAATTATTTCTCTGATTATCAATTCAAAACCCGCTAACACACGTCTTTTTTCACGGGTATTAGCGGGTTTTTCCAATTAGTATATTTCAGATAATTATATGATTAATCAATTTCTAAATTGGCAAACCATTCTGAATAGCTTTCTAATTCATCCTCTCTAATAAAAGCTTCGGGGTGTTGCCCTAAATAATCATGTAGAGGCATCCATCTTCGCTTTATTAGATCAGATATTTTCTCAAGCTTCTTTCTTCTTTCAGATAAAGGATATTTTTGCCACTCTGAAAAGTTCAATTTATTTTTTCCGTCTTCCACATGACCAGAGATATACCATGAAACCGGTGAAATATCAGCATACCAAGGGTATTTAGTACTGTTAGAATGACAATCATAACATGCATTAGAAAGCATATTGCGGATATTTTGTGGAGTTTCAATATTATTTACAAAAGAATGATCTGTAATTACTTCCCCATCATTCTTAGCAGGTCTTATAAACTGGATTCCGATAAAAACAACTAAAAAGAAATAGAAAATATATTTTAATGGTTCCATTTACCTCCTAATTACAAATTGATTATCAGGCATTCTCACTTTGGCCAAAGCTGCATATTTATCACTATTAAGGCGATATCCTACAGGCAGCACCAATACACTCTTTTGCCCCTCTTTATGCAGTTCTAAAAGTTCATCGTACTTCTCTGGCTGAAAACCTCCTATCGGACATGAATCTATATCTTCAACAGCACATACTGTAAGCAAATTACCTAGAACAATATGGGCCTGATTTGCTGCCCACTCATTTTTTTGCTCAGAATTCATGCCTGATAAAAATCCCTTTATCATTTTAGACATTCCCTCCAGACTATCTTTGGTACGACCTCTTTGCTTTGACGTGAGTTCTACATATTCATCAACTTCATTATCGCCAATTTCAGCATTTACCGTAATTACCAAAAGGTGTGATGCTTCTGCAACCTGTCTCTGACCCCATGAAAATTCTACAAGCTTTTCGCGTAAAGCCTTATTTTCGACCAATACAACTTTTGCCGGTTGTAATCCGAAAGATGTAGCCGTTAGATTAGCAGCACTCAGAAGTTTACTTATTTGTTCGTCGTTTAATGCTTTTTCAGTATCAAATTGCTTAACAGCATACCGCCAATTTAATTTATCTATAATCTCCATATTTTTTCTCTTATGATTGGGGCAAAAATACAATGATTTTATGACCGGCATCATATTAATTTCCTATACCGGAATAAATATATTTAATGTATCATAGAAAATGATAGGATATTGATTTACGCAGCTTATTTCCTAAAGATTAATTACGTAATAAAAACAAATATTTACACGTCTAACCTCTAATACCTAACACCTAATAAAGCTTTTCTTTCAGGTATTTTGCAGTATACGTATCCGCTGATTCAAGCATTTCTTCCGGAGTACCTTCAAACAATATTTTACCACCGTCTACACCTCCTCCTGGACCTATGTCGATTAACCAGTCGGCAGATTTAGCCACGTCCAGATTATGTTCAATCACAACTATTGTATGACCTTTCTCTATCAGCGCATTAAAAGATTTCAAAAGTTTTTTGATATCGTGAAAATGCAATCCTGTTGTAGGCTCATCAAATATAAACAGTGTCTTTCCGGCTTTGGCTCCTTTAGATAAAAAGTAGGCAAGTTTCACTCTTTGGGCTTCTCCTCCCGACAGCGTACTGGAAGCCTGCCCTAAGTGGATATATCCCAAACCTACATCCTGCAATGGTTTAATTTTTTTACAAATTCTCAATTGCTCGTGTTTCTTAAAAAAATCTATTGCCTGATTTACGGTCATATCAAGAATATCATATATTGTCTTATCCTCAAACTTCACTTCCAGGATTTCTTTTTTAAATCTTTTTCCTCCACAATCCTCACAGGTCAGATGAACATCGGCCATAAACTGCATTTCTATCGTAACTTCCCCTTCACCCTTACAGGTTTCGCATCTTCCTCCTTCAACATTGAAAGAAAAATGTTTAGGCTTATAGCCCCGTGCCTGGGAAAGTTTAATATTAGAGAACAGGTCCCTTATTTCGTCATAAGCCTTTAAATACGTAACAGGATTAGACCTCGAAGATTTACCTATCGGATTTTGATCTACAAACTCTACATTTTTTATCTCGCCTAAATCTCCATTTATTGAGCTATGATGACCGGCTTTTTCTCCATATCCTAAAATGTGTTTCTGCACTGCGGGATATAAAATTCTTTTCACCAATGAACTTTTCCCTGAACCACTTACACCCGTAACTACAGTTAAACCGTGTAGAGGAAATTTAACATTTACATTCTTAAGGTTGTTCTCTCTTGCCCCTATAATCTCAATACTATCCTTAAAACTACGTCTCATTGCCGGGATTTCGATCTCCATTCTTCCCGTTAGGTATTTCGAAGTCAATGAATCTGCTTTCTCCAGTTGATCATGAGTTCCTTCGAAAACTACTTCCCCCCCATGAATTCCGGCCTCAGGTCCTATATCGATGATATAATCGGCATATTTCATAATGTCTTCATCATGCTCTACCACTATCACTGTATTTCCTAAATCGCGTAACTTTTTAAGTACTCCTATCAGTTTCTCCGTATCTTTTGAATGTAAACCAATACTCGGTTCATCCAAAATATACATAGATCCTACAAGACTTGAACCTAAAGATGTAGCTAAATTTATCCTCTGCGATTCTCCACCGGAAAGGGTAGACGATGTTCTGTTTAAAGTCAGATAACCTAAACCTACATCAAGCAGGAATCCCAGTCTGGATTTTATTTCGGCAATAAGTCTTTTTGCTACCTGAATTTCATATTTATTAAACTCTACCGAATCAATAAAAACCTTCAGTTCATTAAGTGGCATCTCTACTAATTCGGAAATACTCCTGCTTCCGATTTTAACATATTCTGCCTCCTTTTTAAGACGTTTTCCACCACACTCAGGACATATAGTTTTTCCCCTATAACGGGAGAGCATTACCCTATACTGGATTTTATATGAATTTTCTTCAACCATTTTGAAGAAATCATTAATCCCATTGAAAGATTCACATCCTTTCCAAAGCAAAGCCTTATGCTCAGAACTCAATTCATAATAAGGCTTGTGAATTGGAAAACCTACTTTGTCTGCATTATCAATAAGTTGATATTTCCACTCCTGCATTTTCTCTCCCTTCCAGGCTACAACGGCATCTTCGTAAATACTTAAACCGGTATTTGGAATAACCAGATCCTGATCTATACCTATTACAGAACCGTAACCTTCACATTTTGGACAGGCCCCATAAGGATTGTTAAAACTGAAAAGATGCGTATTGGGCTCAGAAAATTCCAAACCGTCAAGCTCAAATTTATTGGAGAAATTAGTTTTTGTGTTGGTTTTAACATCAACTATACAGCAAGTGCCGGCCCCTTCAAAAAATGCAGTTTGAACAGAGTCAGCCGTACGGTTCCAAAATCCTTCATCGTCCTTTACCACAATGCGGTCTACCACTAAAGAAAAATCGTGATAATTCTCAATATCATCCCGCTTTACAGCATCCTTGATCTTTATTATGTCTCCTTCAAATTTAATTCTGGAATATCCCTGCTGATCGAGTATTTTAAGTGTTCCTAATACCGATCTTCCTTCCTTAATATGAACAGGACTGATAATTAGTACTTTTGAATTTAGCTCCATCAGTTTCAAAAAGTCTATCACATTTGAAACCTCGTGTTTTTCCACTTCTTTACCCGAAACCGGAGAATAAGTCTTTCCAATTCTGGCATACAGCAACTTCAGATAGTCATATACCTCTGTAGATGTTCCAACAGTGGAACGCGGATTTGTAGAATTTACTTTTTGTTCTATCGCAATAGCAGGAGAAATACCCTTTATATAATCTACCTTTGGCTTGTTAAGCCTGCCTAAAAACTGTCTGGCATATGACGACAAGCTCTCAACATAACGCCTTTGCCCCTCGGCATAGAGAGTATCGAATGCCAGGCTGGATTTACCAGACCCGGATAATCCGGTGATTACAACAAGTTTATTTCTGGGTATTGCTACATCTATCCCCTTCAGATTGTGTAACGAAGCTCCTTTAATAAGTATATTTTCCTTAGGTGATAACTTGTCGAAATTCTTTGGCATAACTATTTAATTAATTTGCAAAGATAGGCTCCTAAGAGGCAAGTTCAAAGCATAAAATACTACCTTCGCCAAATCAATGATTTAATGAGTTAATGATACAATGAATTAATAGCTGAATGATTTCAAAAATCAAAAATATAAGTCCTAAAAAAGTATTCAGGGAAATTTTCATGTCAAACAGCGACAATCCAAACAAGGTTGCTACTGCACTTGCGTTGGGTGTTTTTATCGCTATTGTTCCTATTTATGGTTTTCAGTCTGTTGTTGCAATTGGTCTTTCGCACTTATTCAAACTCAATAAGGCAATTGTTTTCGCAGCGACCAACATCAGTTGGCCTCCTATAGTTTTTGTTCTTATTTACGGAAGTTATCAAACGGGACATTTCATAAACTTTGGTAAGTTTGACTATCTGTTTGAATTTTCAAAGACTAATCTTAGTAATACTGATTTTTTAGGAGAAAAACTGTATCTATTTGTGATCGGAAGTGTTGTTTTCGGAATACTGTTTGCACTTACTACATGGATGACAACTATGATTGCCTTTACTTCAGTTAAAGCTGTAAAGAGCAAGTCTCATTAATGTCTTATAATTTAAATTCAGACAGTAATTATAGAAATTCCAACAAACTAGATAACCAGTTTTTTTATATAGTTTTTCTTAAACGAAAAGTAACTTTTACCTTTTCCCCGTTTCTATCCAAAACGAGCTTAATTTTTTTCCTGTCACCTGTCCTGAATTTTGACATTATTTCGGGAAAAGTCATCGATGCTGAACTTCCATAATTAATATGTTTCACAATATCTCCAACCATTACTCCGGCTTCCTCTGCGGGTGAACCTTCTCTCACACTTGACACTTCATAAACAGGAAATTCAGGGTAAGGCATTTTTAATTCCATACCACTCATATTGTAATAAAATCCT contains the following coding sequences:
- a CDS encoding 3-hydroxyacyl-CoA dehydrogenase NAD-binding domain-containing protein; amino-acid sequence: MITQEYPYLEIQNNIGIIWLDKPNSEANILTIDVLDHFVSIIDKIENDSSLIGGVIISKKKSFMAGADIKAFVGYDKQEAKEAALAGHSILKKIEDLSKPVVVAIHGFCMGGGTELSLACKGRVASDDPSTIMALPEVKLGLLPGMGGTVRLPRLVGLQNSLDIMLTGKNIFAGKAKKIGLVDKLVDKSKLLDSAKQLVESIASKKFKRKDKRTAAQKLLESNPITKNVIYKEARKAVMRQTRGNYPAPLKIIESVKFGLANKRDIAIENEVNLFSDLMVSPESAELIQIFLGMTELKKNPLQDKVKKVDNISVLGAGLMGEGIAEVSVNKGYDIVLKDISDESLEKAHKNLWKSFNKKVKRRILKSVDAETKMNKIAFTKNYEGFNSTDLVIEAVFEDLNIKHKVIQELEENISEETIVATNTSALPIADVAKGSKNPENVIGMHYFSPVPKMPLLEIIKTDKTADWVTATALDVGIKQGKTCIVVKDGPGFYTTRILAPFINEALLLMEEGVPPLQIDKAMKDFGYPVGPITLIDEVGIDVGAHIMKGGLKEMFDKREVEISGVLLKMFEKGYKGRKNNKGFLKYEKGKKIKGKLDEGLNEFFTFDNTSVSDELIQQRMASTMVLEAVYCLDERIIESPRDGDIGAIFGLGFPPFLGGPFRYIDGKGLSEFVKMIGELEKGFGKRFKSPQMLEDMKNNNSNFY
- the uvrA gene encoding excinuclease ABC subunit UvrA → MPKNFDKLSPKENILIKGASLHNLKGIDVAIPRNKLVVITGLSGSGKSSLAFDTLYAEGQRRYVESLSSYARQFLGRLNKPKVDYIKGISPAIAIEQKVNSTNPRSTVGTSTEVYDYLKLLYARIGKTYSPVSGKEVEKHEVSNVIDFLKLMELNSKVLIISPVHIKEGRSVLGTLKILDQQGYSRIKFEGDIIKIKDAVKRDDIENYHDFSLVVDRIVVKDDEGFWNRTADSVQTAFFEGAGTCCIVDVKTNTKTNFSNKFELDGLEFSEPNTHLFSFNNPYGACPKCEGYGSVIGIDQDLVIPNTGLSIYEDAVVAWKGEKMQEWKYQLIDNADKVGFPIHKPYYELSSEHKALLWKGCESFNGINDFFKMVEENSYKIQYRVMLSRYRGKTICPECGGKRLKKEAEYVKIGSRSISELVEMPLNELKVFIDSVEFNKYEIQVAKRLIAEIKSRLGFLLDVGLGYLTLNRTSSTLSGGESQRINLATSLGSSLVGSMYILDEPSIGLHSKDTEKLIGVLKKLRDLGNTVIVVEHDEDIMKYADYIIDIGPEAGIHGGEVVFEGTHDQLEKADSLTSKYLTGRMEIEIPAMRRSFKDSIEIIGARENNLKNVNVKFPLHGLTVVTGVSGSGKSSLVKRILYPAVQKHILGYGEKAGHHSSINGDLGEIKNVEFVDQNPIGKSSRSNPVTYLKAYDEIRDLFSNIKLSQARGYKPKHFSFNVEGGRCETCKGEGEVTIEMQFMADVHLTCEDCGGKRFKKEILEVKFEDKTIYDILDMTVNQAIDFFKKHEQLRICKKIKPLQDVGLGYIHLGQASSTLSGGEAQRVKLAYFLSKGAKAGKTLFIFDEPTTGLHFHDIKKLLKSFNALIEKGHTIVVIEHNLDVAKSADWLIDIGPGGGVDGGKILFEGTPEEMLESADTYTAKYLKEKLY
- a CDS encoding acyl-CoA dehydrogenase family protein, which codes for MNNHIFTEEHNLFRESLREFLQKEVVPNINSWEKEKTIPKSIWKKMGDMGYLGLMYPEKYGGMELDFLYSLIYLEETAKVGSAGFAASAGVQSYMAFAHLYEAGSELLKQKYIPGAISGDKLGALGITEPGAGSDVMSIRTSASDMGDHYLVNGSKIFITNGYQGDFITLAVKTDPNAGINGISLIVVDLDADGVSRTKLEKIGYHSSATAEIFFEDVKVPKENLIGDEGHGFFYVMESFQLERLMASIGNVAACEYTIDITLQYMKERNVFGRPINKFQVLRHRITDLYADVEMAKTYIYQIAQAFDRKEYLVKECTIAKMKTSELAKKVADECLQMFGGFGYMDDYEISRIYRDARVSTIVGGTTEIMAEILAKIVVDDTMYRSTYKGEAKHEVKAEIEEEFSEKPEKAIDIIRSLANRVRKEKAHGYSTVFHFDISGDNGGEFTVSLKDGICRVKDGLEGEADCKVKAKDKIYEELELGKRNPEMAVMTGKIKISNLAEMMKFTKMFKRLF
- a CDS encoding heme-binding domain-containing protein, which produces MEPLKYIFYFFLVVFIGIQFIRPAKNDGEVITDHSFVNNIETPQNIRNMLSNACYDCHSNSTKYPWYADISPVSWYISGHVEDGKNKLNFSEWQKYPLSERRKKLEKISDLIKRRWMPLHDYLGQHPEAFIREDELESYSEWFANLEID
- a CDS encoding acetyl-CoA C-acyltransferase, with product MEKVVFVAGTRTPFLKSGTFYQDMMSYQLGASAISGLLSKSGIKREDVDQVIMGTVIHNVRTPNVARESMLVAGLPATIPAITVSQACISANVAIAQAANMIKLGQADVVIAGGTDNTSDIPIGFPKKMRKKLFNARKIKSPVDSLKFIASLRPSDFKPVTPDITEFTTGVTMGVDADRLAANFGITREEQDIFAVRSHNLAGEAEKLGYLDEEISSTTSFPKNKIVKKDNTYRADSTVEKIAKLRPAFDKKNGTLTAANSSILTDGAAVVLLMSEKKALAMGLKPLAYIEEFTFTARSPKDELLLGPAYSTPKVLDAAGLSLNDIGVFEYHEAFAAQLLANLKVLNSDKFAKENLGKSKAIGEIPLDKLNIHGGSLALGHPFGATGARLLTTAVNRLHREDKELAMIAACAAGGHGHAMLLKRV
- a CDS encoding NAD(P)H-dependent oxidoreductase produces the protein MEIIDKLNWRYAVKQFDTEKALNDEQISKLLSAANLTATSFGLQPAKVVLVENKALREKLVEFSWGQRQVAEASHLLVITVNAEIGDNEVDEYVELTSKQRGRTKDSLEGMSKMIKGFLSGMNSEQKNEWAANQAHIVLGNLLTVCAVEDIDSCPIGGFQPEKYDELLELHKEGQKSVLVLPVGYRLNSDKYAALAKVRMPDNQFVIRR
- a CDS encoding TetR/AcrR family transcriptional regulator, which translates into the protein MSISRRDREKEVRREEMIAAAEKLCSIKGINSFTMDDVARLSEFSKATIYKYFDSKEEILSEINKKAIRKLEQIITENIKPEMNGYEKVKAFGSAYFEFALKYEQYHEFVSIYEADKYKITGEDSLNNLYVLDSMMIKTIEEGISDGTLRGDIKPEVLSKSIWAMTTGLLQMLRLRGDSIRESYGIELSDFYREFYSTIKLGICSK
- a CDS encoding DUF2062 domain-containing protein yields the protein MISKIKNISPKKVFREIFMSNSDNPNKVATALALGVFIAIVPIYGFQSVVAIGLSHLFKLNKAIVFAATNISWPPIVFVLIYGSYQTGHFINFGKFDYLFEFSKTNLSNTDFLGEKLYLFVIGSVVFGILFALTTWMTTMIAFTSVKAVKSKSH